A genomic window from Leptospira andrefontaineae includes:
- a CDS encoding ABC transporter permease encodes MNIRFFLRVMFREIFSKKTSSLQIILAITIGTGAVLAVHSYRDQFTSSIIREAKNIMGSDLVVTSPSPLSTEQTAFLSKELPKGSKLSELVQFPSMLRNPDSQDSSLSLIKAIQGDYPYFGELETEPKGLYRKLKPGEILLESGLIKNLKLKIGSKVQLGESNFVLKGSILKEPGMAGNFLSMAPSSIIKKESLAETGLEQRGSRISYQVPILLPNGADANGFKKSKFSEFAKNDLILYESTEANSGSQKFLTNTLDFFSLLALCAFFLGGISILLTSRAVVRSKSTTFAVYKCLGAGPNLVLGLVLSELLILSTIGAILGFLFGSFLQTQIPNMADKEFLFEPKLIPDLKAFFWAFVLAWVVPLVSAWESLSTTRNLSPMYALKSDFANELSSVPKLKLKQSISFIAVFGLFFVLAWWETGDWIKGLILCATLLFLPIMVYLGILGIRFVIRFLLQRSDFSASIRMALRKLDRPRTGLSWVSVGLGSSVFVLLLSIFLSDSLLEYSGAKDKERRPNMFVLDLRPEQLESFQQTAEKYKVEKLLTAPVIGARLTHVNGELVKKEDMELSALRRDWRSTARTREYFLSYRENLYPTEKVTDGDFWRKGEEDQISVEKEFSKNLKVDLGDKLSFSIGGVEVTGTIRNFRTVNWSDMRPNFVVLFSKGILEKAPKFYLSSFLLESSDSRYSLQKELSNEFPNLTIVDTEKAVQSFLGILEKMSFAIRWMTGLIVLSSLLLILSSLELSRKERLEETSLLRIIGGTKTFLRKYFLAESLFLANISFALAFVLVWGVSSYMSEIIFEIQASVPWLEIGIFYISLNIAVVGMYFGALRNEWKRSPTLYLKEV; translated from the coding sequence ATGAATATTAGATTCTTTCTAAGGGTAATGTTCAGAGAAATCTTTTCTAAAAAGACTTCTTCCTTACAAATCATTCTTGCAATCACTATAGGAACTGGGGCCGTCCTTGCAGTTCATTCTTATAGGGACCAATTTACTTCTTCCATCATCAGAGAAGCTAAAAACATCATGGGTTCTGATCTGGTGGTTACAAGTCCATCTCCACTTAGCACTGAACAAACAGCGTTTCTTTCGAAGGAATTGCCAAAAGGAAGCAAATTATCCGAATTGGTGCAATTCCCTTCTATGTTACGCAACCCTGATTCTCAGGATTCCAGCTTATCATTGATCAAAGCGATCCAAGGTGATTATCCCTATTTTGGTGAATTAGAAACGGAACCAAAAGGTCTTTATCGCAAATTAAAACCGGGAGAAATACTTTTAGAAAGCGGACTGATCAAGAACTTAAAACTTAAAATAGGTTCCAAGGTTCAATTAGGAGAAAGTAACTTCGTATTAAAAGGAAGTATCTTAAAAGAACCAGGAATGGCAGGGAATTTTCTCTCCATGGCTCCTAGTTCTATTATAAAAAAGGAATCTTTAGCGGAAACAGGATTGGAACAAAGAGGTTCGAGGATCAGCTACCAAGTTCCAATCCTTCTTCCCAACGGCGCTGACGCAAATGGATTCAAAAAAAGTAAATTTTCTGAATTCGCAAAGAATGATCTGATATTATACGAAAGCACGGAAGCAAATTCAGGATCCCAAAAATTCCTTACGAATACGTTGGATTTCTTTTCCTTATTAGCATTATGTGCATTCTTCTTGGGAGGGATCTCTATCCTGCTCACAAGTAGAGCAGTCGTAAGATCAAAATCCACTACATTCGCTGTTTATAAATGTCTAGGGGCAGGACCAAACTTAGTTTTAGGCCTTGTTCTTTCTGAACTTCTAATATTATCCACGATAGGAGCTATATTAGGATTTTTATTCGGAAGCTTTTTACAAACTCAGATCCCGAATATGGCCGATAAGGAATTCCTTTTTGAACCGAAACTGATCCCGGATCTAAAAGCATTTTTTTGGGCATTCGTATTGGCGTGGGTAGTTCCATTAGTTTCCGCTTGGGAAAGTCTTTCCACTACTCGAAACTTAAGTCCGATGTATGCTCTTAAATCGGATTTTGCAAATGAACTTTCTTCCGTTCCGAAATTGAAATTAAAACAGTCGATCTCATTTATTGCGGTCTTCGGATTATTTTTCGTATTAGCTTGGTGGGAAACCGGAGACTGGATCAAAGGATTAATCCTTTGTGCAACTCTACTCTTCTTACCCATCATGGTTTATCTTGGAATTTTAGGAATTCGTTTTGTGATCCGGTTTTTATTACAAAGATCTGATTTCTCCGCAAGTATAAGAATGGCATTACGAAAACTAGATAGACCTAGAACAGGACTTTCTTGGGTTTCAGTAGGACTTGGTTCTTCGGTTTTCGTTCTATTGCTCAGTATTTTTTTAAGCGATAGTTTATTGGAATATAGTGGAGCGAAAGACAAAGAAAGAAGACCGAATATGTTCGTGTTGGATCTAAGACCGGAACAATTGGAAAGTTTCCAACAAACAGCGGAAAAGTATAAAGTAGAAAAACTTTTAACAGCGCCTGTGATCGGAGCAAGACTCACTCATGTAAACGGAGAGCTTGTTAAAAAAGAAGATATGGAACTTTCCGCTCTCAGAAGAGATTGGAGATCCACCGCAAGAACCAGAGAATATTTCCTATCTTATAGAGAGAATTTATATCCCACCGAAAAAGTCACTGACGGAGACTTTTGGAGAAAGGGAGAAGAAGACCAAATCTCTGTCGAAAAAGAATTTTCCAAAAACTTAAAAGTGGATTTAGGAGATAAACTTTCTTTCTCCATCGGCGGTGTAGAAGTAACCGGAACCATTCGAAATTTCAGAACGGTCAACTGGTCGGACATGAGACCGAACTTTGTGGTCCTATTTTCGAAAGGGATTTTGGAAAAGGCCCCTAAATTCTATTTGAGTTCGTTTTTGTTGGAATCTTCAGACTCCAGATATTCTCTCCAAAAAGAATTATCAAATGAGTTTCCAAATCTTACCATCGTAGACACTGAAAAAGCGGTTCAATCCTTCTTAGGAATTTTAGAAAAGATGTCCTTTGCAATCCGTTGGATGACAGGACTTATCGTTTTATCTTCTTTACTATTGATACTTTCTTCTTTGGAACTAAGCAGAAAGGAAAGATTGGAAGAAACTTCTCTTCTTAGGATCATAGGTGGAACCAAAACATTCTTACGAAAATATTTTTTAGCAGAGTCTTTATTTCTAGCTAATATTTCTTTCGCGTTGGCTTTTGTTTTAGTCTGGGGAGTTTCTTCTTATATGTCTGAGATCATATTTGAGATCCAAGCAAGTGTTCCTTGGTTGGAAATCGGGATCTTTTATATTTCTCTGAATATTGCAGTAGTGGGAATGTATTTCGGAGCCTTAAGGAATGAATGGAAAAGAAGTCCTACTTTATATCTGAAGGAAGTTTAG
- a CDS encoding ABC transporter ATP-binding protein: MLSISGLNKSYTVADQTFNVLKDVSFQVKSGEFVAVIGPSGSGKSTLLAVSAGLDKADSGTVLLDGISLFDKSEDELAKIRGEQLGFVFQNFQLIKTLNALENVSLPLALTTNLSEKVIHEKAMYWLEKVGIAHRAHNFPSQLSGGEEQRVAIARSFIHEPKLLFADEPTANLDKKNGENIMSLLKQLNRDRKSTLLVVTHDPKVASMADRILEMRDGVILSGAKPKTTAKKTTSRKKK; the protein is encoded by the coding sequence TTGTTATCAATATCAGGATTAAACAAGTCTTACACAGTTGCAGACCAAACATTTAATGTATTAAAAGATGTTTCATTCCAAGTAAAGTCTGGAGAATTCGTTGCAGTGATCGGTCCTTCCGGTTCAGGCAAGTCAACATTACTAGCTGTTTCAGCTGGATTAGATAAAGCTGATTCAGGGACAGTACTTTTGGATGGAATCTCCCTATTTGATAAGTCAGAAGACGAATTAGCAAAGATCAGAGGAGAACAATTAGGATTTGTATTCCAGAATTTTCAATTGATCAAGACGTTAAACGCCTTAGAGAATGTATCTCTTCCTCTTGCTTTGACAACAAACCTTTCAGAAAAAGTGATACATGAAAAAGCTATGTATTGGTTGGAGAAAGTTGGTATTGCTCATAGAGCACATAACTTTCCAAGCCAACTTTCGGGCGGAGAAGAACAAAGAGTGGCAATCGCTCGCTCATTTATACATGAGCCTAAACTTCTTTTTGCGGATGAACCTACTGCAAACTTAGATAAGAAGAATGGTGAGAATATCATGTCTCTTCTAAAACAACTGAATAGAGATCGTAAGTCCACTTTGTTAGTTGTTACTCATGATCCAAAGGTTGCTTCTATGGCAGATAGGATATTAGAAATGAGAGATGGAGTTATTTTAAGCGGTGCAAAGCCCAAAACAACTGCAAAGAAGACTACATCTAGGAAGAAAAAATGA
- the leuS gene encoding leucine--tRNA ligase, giving the protein MDYPFRKIESKWQDYWEKNSSFRTDLRSSKPKFYCLDMFPYPSGAGLHVGHPEGYTATDIISRYKRMKGFEVLHPMGWDAFGLPAERYAMQTGIHPAITTKQNVDNFRRQIKLIGLSYDWDREISTTDPKYYKFTQWIFLKLYDSWYDFQASKAKPISELVQKFESKGSEGFEDLETFSGKDWKEFSNAKKETILSGFRLVYQAEIPVNWCPGLGTVLANEEVEEWVGKGYEVVRKPMRQYMMRITAYAERLLEDLSLVSWPGSTLEMQKNWIGKSEGLELIFPFDSSSPQNGIKVYTTRPDTVFGVSYMVLAPEHPLVDSITTKEQWEKVQEYKKISALKSDLDRTELSKEKSGVFTGAYVLNPADPSKKIPVWIGDYVLYGYGTGAIMAVPAHDQRDYEFAKAFGLDILPVIEGDLSQGAFDSKESVCINSSSSEVSINGLKYKEAFSKTADWAEKKGIGRRKTQFKLRDWLFARQRYWGEPIPLVHYPSGVTKAIPESELPLELPNLSEFKPSGTGESPLALAGDWLKYKDPETGEIGTRETNTMPQWAGSCWYYLRYIDPENPDKFVDSNLEKAWMPVDLYVGGAEHAVLHLLYSRFWHKVLFDLGYVTTPEPFKKLVHQGLILGEDKRKMSKSLGNVINPDEVVTNFGADSLRLFEMFMGPFEMVKPWSTRGVEGVFRFLNRVWRLYHSGAEESFRLEDIEPNEDELKILHRTIKKVDDDINNFSFNTAISQLMIFVNELTPSQRRPRKILEPFLLLIAPFAPHLAEELWSLAGKSDSLTYQGFPGYEEKYLTDDEILIVVQVNGKLRAEFKAAKEIAGDEAIKIAKSLDKVQIFLDGKQIRKEIYVPGKLVNLVVG; this is encoded by the coding sequence ATGGACTATCCGTTTCGGAAAATTGAATCAAAATGGCAAGATTATTGGGAAAAGAATTCTTCCTTTCGAACGGATCTACGCTCTTCTAAACCAAAGTTCTATTGTTTAGATATGTTTCCTTATCCCTCGGGTGCGGGATTGCATGTTGGTCACCCTGAAGGTTATACCGCTACAGACATTATTTCTCGTTACAAGAGAATGAAAGGCTTTGAAGTTTTGCATCCCATGGGTTGGGATGCGTTCGGTCTTCCTGCGGAAAGATACGCGATGCAGACCGGGATCCATCCAGCTATCACTACAAAGCAGAATGTGGACAATTTCAGAAGGCAGATCAAATTGATCGGCCTTTCCTATGATTGGGACAGGGAAATTTCCACTACAGACCCGAAATATTACAAATTCACCCAATGGATCTTCCTGAAATTATACGATTCCTGGTATGATTTCCAGGCTTCTAAAGCTAAACCAATCTCCGAATTGGTGCAAAAGTTTGAATCTAAGGGCTCAGAAGGCTTTGAGGACCTCGAAACCTTCTCCGGAAAAGATTGGAAAGAATTTTCAAACGCAAAGAAAGAAACCATTCTCTCCGGATTTCGTTTAGTATATCAGGCAGAAATTCCGGTAAACTGGTGCCCTGGTCTAGGAACGGTTCTCGCAAACGAAGAAGTAGAAGAATGGGTTGGAAAAGGTTACGAGGTAGTTCGTAAACCTATGAGGCAGTATATGATGCGTATCACTGCATATGCGGAAAGACTGTTGGAGGATCTATCTTTAGTTTCTTGGCCAGGTTCTACTCTTGAAATGCAGAAGAACTGGATCGGAAAGAGTGAAGGTTTAGAACTTATATTTCCTTTTGATAGTTCTTCTCCACAAAACGGGATCAAGGTGTATACTACTCGTCCTGATACCGTATTTGGGGTAAGTTATATGGTGCTTGCTCCGGAACATCCTTTGGTGGATTCAATCACTACCAAAGAACAATGGGAGAAGGTGCAGGAATACAAAAAGATTTCCGCTTTAAAGAGTGATCTGGACCGAACTGAACTTTCTAAAGAGAAGTCTGGTGTATTTACAGGAGCTTATGTTCTAAATCCTGCGGATCCTTCTAAAAAAATCCCAGTGTGGATCGGTGATTATGTTTTATATGGATATGGAACAGGCGCTATCATGGCAGTGCCTGCTCATGACCAGCGAGACTATGAGTTTGCGAAAGCTTTCGGGTTGGATATCCTACCTGTAATCGAAGGGGATCTATCCCAAGGCGCTTTCGATTCCAAAGAATCAGTATGTATTAATTCTTCTTCTTCCGAAGTTTCCATTAATGGTCTGAAATATAAGGAAGCATTCTCTAAAACCGCTGATTGGGCGGAGAAAAAAGGGATCGGCAGAAGAAAAACCCAATTCAAGTTAAGAGATTGGCTGTTTGCACGCCAAAGATATTGGGGAGAACCTATTCCTTTAGTTCATTATCCTTCCGGAGTTACAAAGGCAATTCCTGAGTCCGAACTTCCATTAGAACTTCCTAATTTATCTGAATTTAAACCTTCTGGAACTGGGGAATCTCCTCTTGCTTTAGCAGGAGATTGGTTGAAGTATAAGGATCCTGAAACAGGTGAGATCGGGACCAGAGAAACAAATACTATGCCTCAGTGGGCCGGTTCTTGTTGGTATTATCTACGTTATATAGATCCTGAAAACCCGGACAAGTTTGTAGATTCAAATTTAGAAAAAGCATGGATGCCAGTGGATCTTTACGTGGGTGGAGCGGAACATGCAGTTCTTCACTTACTCTATTCACGTTTTTGGCATAAGGTATTATTCGATTTAGGTTATGTAACTACTCCTGAGCCTTTCAAAAAATTGGTTCACCAAGGTTTGATCTTAGGTGAGGACAAAAGAAAAATGTCCAAATCATTAGGAAACGTGATCAATCCGGACGAAGTGGTTACGAATTTCGGAGCAGATAGTTTACGTCTTTTTGAAATGTTCATGGGACCATTCGAAATGGTGAAACCTTGGAGCACTAGGGGTGTCGAAGGTGTGTTCCGTTTCTTAAATCGTGTTTGGAGATTATATCATTCAGGCGCAGAAGAATCTTTCCGTTTGGAAGATATTGAACCGAATGAGGACGAATTAAAGATACTTCATAGAACTATCAAAAAAGTGGATGATGATATTAATAATTTCTCATTCAACACCGCTATTTCTCAATTGATGATCTTTGTGAATGAGTTAACTCCAAGCCAACGCAGACCTCGCAAGATCCTAGAGCCGTTCTTACTTTTAATTGCTCCATTTGCTCCTCACCTGGCTGAAGAACTTTGGTCCTTAGCAGG
- a CDS encoding DUF2721 domain-containing protein: protein MLSSLIGTEILAGMITPAVLISASASLIFSTANRLGRIFDRVNLLKTEIEGVVDGRLSFPEERLAYLRRQLKVQKKRANLIQRSMAALYTATLFFVSSSLSLGIIVAISSPASWVATGLALIGGIFLFIASSLLLYESRYNLNFIQGQIEFAEFLEDKVEKKSDGPSPKR from the coding sequence ATGCTTTCTTCATTGATCGGAACAGAAATTTTAGCCGGTATGATCACACCGGCCGTTTTGATCTCGGCTAGTGCTAGTTTAATCTTTTCTACCGCAAATCGTTTGGGTAGAATATTCGATCGAGTTAATTTACTTAAAACCGAGATAGAAGGTGTCGTTGACGGAAGACTTTCTTTTCCGGAAGAGCGACTTGCCTATCTTAGAAGACAATTAAAGGTCCAAAAGAAAAGAGCAAATCTGATCCAAAGATCCATGGCCGCTCTATATACTGCGACTTTGTTTTTTGTTTCTTCCAGTTTGAGTTTGGGGATCATAGTAGCGATTTCTAGTCCGGCTTCTTGGGTAGCCACTGGACTCGCTTTGATAGGCGGGATTTTTTTGTTTATCGCAAGCAGTCTTTTACTGTACGAAAGCCGTTATAATTTGAATTTTATCCAAGGCCAGATAGAATTTGCGGAATTTCTGGAAGATAAAGTGGAGAAGAAGTCTGACGGTCCTTCCCCCAAAAGATAG